The Primulina huaijiensis isolate GDHJ02 chromosome 10, ASM1229523v2, whole genome shotgun sequence region TTCCAACTATACCTATAAACAACACTTCACATGAATCATCTTCTAACCCTCAAATAGCATCCCTATCTCACACAGATCAACCCTTTTTGGGACTCAATCAAGCAAAAGAGAAATGGATTTCACCCCATCAAGATCAAGAGGTTTATGGGGGATTTGTGGCCCAAAACTTGTTTCCATTAAACAGTCAACAACCCTCTTTCCCAAACATGCCATACAACTCTTTTTTCCATAATTGGGATCCTTCAAACTTATCCTTATCACAATTCGGAGGAGGGTTTTCGTTCTCGAATCAAACGGATCAAAATTATCCATCTCACAACAATCTTACGCCATCCGTCTCGTCGACTTCTCAGCTCTTTTTTCCTTCCATTGTTCCACCCTTTAATCCTCCATACATCACCACATCAATGGAGAGTGATTTGAGGCAAAACAATCATTTGCAGCAACAAAATTCAGCCTTTCACTTGATTAGTTCTCCACTGAAATTGTATGGACTGAACATGAACTCGAAAACAGCTGTTCGATCACAGGACAACAAAGCCGAAAGAGGAGATGAAGACAACAGAAATTCTCAAAGACAATAAATTTTCTTATA contains the following coding sequences:
- the LOC140986487 gene encoding transcription factor TCP17-like isoform X1 — protein: MLNLDFLQVDRLIMNSREEDSTRTEKDDLDDRNSIKFPKINPTSSSRQWSSYKNPRIVRVSRAFGGKDRHSKVCTIRGLRDRRIRLSVPTAVLLYELQDRLGLSQPSKVVDWLLDATKHEIDKLPPLPTIPINNTSHESSSNPQIASLSHTDQPFLGLNQAKEKWISPHQDQEVYGGFVAQNLFPLNSQQPSFPNMPYNSFFHNWDPSNLSLSQFGGGFSFSNQTDQNYPSHNNLTPSVSSTSQLFFPSIVPPFNPPYITTSMESDLRQNNHLQQQNSAFHLISSPLKLYGLNMNSKTAVRSQDNKAERGDEDNRNSQRQ
- the LOC140986487 gene encoding transcription factor TCP17-like isoform X2, translating into MNSREEDSTRTEKDDLDDRNSIKFPKINPTSSSRQWSSYKNPRIVRVSRAFGGKDRHSKVCTIRGLRDRRIRLSVPTAVLLYELQDRLGLSQPSKVVDWLLDATKHEIDKLPPLPTIPINNTSHESSSNPQIASLSHTDQPFLGLNQAKEKWISPHQDQEVYGGFVAQNLFPLNSQQPSFPNMPYNSFFHNWDPSNLSLSQFGGGFSFSNQTDQNYPSHNNLTPSVSSTSQLFFPSIVPPFNPPYITTSMESDLRQNNHLQQQNSAFHLISSPLKLYGLNMNSKTAVRSQDNKAERGDEDNRNSQRQ